The window CACGGATATAAGTGACAGTGATAGCATGAAGAGGCAAGAttggaggaagagcaaCCAGAGGCAAACCATTAAAATAAATTGTCAGtaaaaataaataaatcCTGACAAGATCTGATGGATTTTTGGGTACGGACGTTTTTGtttttcatcttcatcaacCATATCAGCCCACGAGGTCGAGGCAGGAGGGGCCTGTGCGTCGCTCATTTTGCAGTAATCGTCGGTGTCGAATCAAGTAGTGGTTGTAGTATTAGGTAAAGCAGGCGACAGTTGCAAGTAACTATGCTGTACAGCGGTCGCAAAAAGTTTGCAATAAATGGATGACAAGAAATATGGCAAATTCTCGAATATATTTGTTTACAAAGATGCATATACACCTCTACATCAGCCTTTTGCACTCTGCTGCTGCTTGTCTCGCTCGAAGTGCTTCGCGGCGGCGGCGGaaacagcagcagcagcagcagcagcacAAAAGTGATGATGTGGACGTACACGTGTtattgaagaagaggacaGTGATAGAATTGGCCCCATGGGTAACAGTGGTTGCCGAATTGGGTTATGACGTCGCTCTGGTAATTTGTGATGTCGATCCTCCCCGCAGGCCTCTCAAATGAAGCTTTCACCCTCTCTTTCGTCTCCAGCCATATTCTCGTCCATCCATCCATTCACCCCATCCCCTCTCCGGAAATTCCTCCGCATATATACCCTGCCCTTGCATAGCCGTTACCCAGGAAGGACACGTGTAGCCAGCACCTCGACCACCTCATCCTGTCTCGGCTCTAATCCGCCCACCAGTGTTCCGTTATGGACGTCCTAAAGCCGGGCCACGCCCATCGCAGCAGTAGTGACAGACTGCTCAACAACTATCTGTACGTCACCTGCTTCCTTTTCCCCCCTCACGCACTGACTTTTATCTTCTAGCGACTCTCAAAAATCCTTATCGACTTCTCTTCTCACCCTCCTTTCCCATTCGCACTCGTCCACCTCCTCTCTCCTTGCCTATGTAACATCTTCTCCTGGTGTTCTTTTTTCAGTCCGTCGAGCGGTCCGTCATGCAGCATTTGAGGGGCCACTCCCCCCTTCAATGACCGAGCGAGGAGACCATCTCCTTGAGCCTGACGCCGAAGGTGGGTGGGCCGCGTACATCTCCAGTTTGGACCAGTTTCGAAAGGACTTGAAGCAGATCCATCTccttgaagaagagttgaGCCGAGTCAAGAGGGACAGAGAGATCCTTGTCGGGAGACTTATCAAGGCCACAAAGGGGCGACCCACAAAGTCTGACCTTTCAGCACTCGCCTCAACCTACAGTTCCCATGCCCTTCACGACGCTCCCCAGTCTTCGCGAGCCTCTGTCTTGTCGGATAACTCCTCGGTCACTAGCAAAGAAGGCAAGCGAGCTGGAAAGCTTGCAGATGCTCAAGCCGAGCTTCTTGGTTGTGAAGAGCACCTTCGAGGACTGGAAGTCAGGATTGAAAACGAAAGGAACAGGGTGATGAGCAGAGGCCTCGAAGAACGATTCAGATCTATGGAAATGGTCGGAAGGATGTGGGTTCAACAAGCAAAGAGGGGCTTGGAAGACTTGGACAAGATGCAAGGTAGGTTGTATGTTGTATCGTCCCGATGCTACAAACACTAAACGGACGTAGACCTCCCTGCCGATGCCtttgagcttgactcaaATGGTTCTTTGGCTCCTTCTCAGTCCGCTTCTCAAATCATACCCTACGAGGATCACGCTCCCTCGCGCAGCAATGCGCCTTATCCTCGCCACACACAGCATGACGTAGCGGGCAGTATTACTGGGAGCATCGCtgaggaagacgaagacGGGTCTTCTTCTGAAGAGGATCCCAGTCGATTTGTCGTCCATGAAAACCGACCTGGCTCTCAAATGAGCCCCCGCCTGCCTCCTAAAGGCCGCGCCACCCAGACGCCCAAGTCGCCTACCCTCGGTGTGCCTTCCGTCAACTCGCGAACCCGTCCTCTCCCTGACGCTGAGTCTCCTCGACTTGGCGGCCGAAGAGCTGCAAGCGATATCGGTACTGGTGCTTATCGTCCCCCCTCTTCTCGTGCACTGAGGCGTACCATCTCTCATGACGAACCCAGTCCCAGACGGGCAGGGTCCTCTGACACCAGCAGTATCAGGGAACATAGgccgaagaagaagggattCTTCGCTTCTATTGGAAGGCTGTTCAAGGGCAAGAAGCATGGTTCTGAGAGATCGGCATCGCCTCCTTATGGCTCTAGTCGAGGTGGGTGGCAAACTAGGACAGACTCCAATGTCAAGCGTGCGAATGCCTTTGGAGGTGCGCGAGGTGGAGATGAATCTTCTAGCGACGAGGACGATGGCAACCTTGTCAGCGTATCCAACAACCGCAACTCGACTTGGACTGTGGATCCCACGAGGTCTTCTGGATCTCATATCAAACGCAGCTCCAGCATGCCTGTGGCCAACGGACTGATCCCTCCAAAGCCTACACGATCAACCAGCCAGAGCACTATTACGCCTACGAACAAGCCAAAGACCACTGGGACAACCAATGTGTCCAGATCGAACACTGTCAAATCTGGTGTCTCTGAGGCAGGGACGGTCAAGTCTGGGAGCAcggtgaagaagaagactcGCCCCAACGGTTCTATCGCCCGTGCCAAGACCCCAAGTTCTATTAATGGTCACGGCCAGGGCGCCGCTGTCGCTGGTCGAAACATCATGACATTAGTCGACACTTCTAAACCTCCTGCGCCTGTCATGCCAGAAGTGCCCAAGGCGCCCAAAAGCCAAGTCAACCCCCAGATGGAAGGCGTCAAGGCACCCGGCAGCAGCATTGTGACTGCTGATACACCACTCCCTCCCATCAAGCATACTCCATCTACTGCTACTTCCGCGGGCGCCCCTGCTTTGGGTAGATCGATATCATCCAAGTCtgccaagaagaaggagcagGTTAAGCCAAAGGATTCCCCACCTTACAGACCCACTACTCCCCTACCCCCTAGCAGGACCCTCTCGCCTCCCCTCAAGTCTGCTATGCGACCCACTTCCCCTCAGCCCCACTCCCTCCCGCCACCCAAGTTGGATCTTCCCACCGCTCCCATGTACACC of the Cryptococcus gattii WM276 chromosome H, complete sequence genome contains:
- a CDS encoding uncharacterized protein (Similar to TIGR gene model, INSD accession AAW45666.1) — encoded protein: MDVLKPGHAHRSSSDRLLNNYLDSQKSLSTSLLTLLSHSHSSTSSLLAYVTSSPGVLFSVRRAVRHAAFEGPLPPSMTERGDHLLEPDAEGGWAAYISSLDQFRKDLKQIHLLEEELSRVKRDREILVGRLIKATKGRPTKSDLSALASTYSSHALHDAPQSSRASVLSDNSSVTSKEGKRAGKLADAQAELLGCEEHLRGLEVRIENERNRVMSRGLEERFRSMEMVGRMWVQQAKRGLEDLDKMQDLPADAFELDSNGSLAPSQSASQIIPYEDHAPSRSNAPYPRHTQHDVAGSITGSIAEEDEDGSSSEEDPSRFVVHENRPGSQMSPRLPPKGRATQTPKSPTLGVPSVNSRTRPLPDAESPRLGGRRAASDIGTGAYRPPSSRALRRTISHDEPSPRRAGSSDTSSIREHRPKKKGFFASIGRLFKGKKHGSERSASPPYGSSRGGWQTRTDSNVKRANAFGGARGGDESSSDEDDGNLVSVSNNRNSTWTVDPTRSSGSHIKRSSSMPVANGLIPPKPTRSTSQSTITPTNKPKTTGTTNVSRSNTVKSGVSEAGTVKSGSTVKKKTRPNGSIARAKTPSSINGHGQGAAVAGRNIMTLVDTSKPPAPVMPEVPKAPKSQVNPQMEGVKAPGSSIVTADTPLPPIKHTPSTATSAGAPALGRSISSKSAKKKEQVKPKDSPPYRPTTPLPPSRTLSPPLKSAMRPTSPQPHSLPPPKLDLPTAPMYTISAPAPISLEEVKKEQEREKEEQDRKREEQKREKEELKSRDAKRGSFVSLQSDGASIYESAMEDGDEGYGPETESSDEDDAAHFKMVKNEKVIRRGEMATGDPNYMKDDEEDEGSEVTVGARSEPTAVAAGAAGVPPTLGAPADAIPRRRKSVRMAVPDSPVIESHPPAHVSQAPRPIAVSTEVRSRSRTPSPEPQRVEQTWSTRIGRMREDTSEDEDEDDDYVRARKGLIKTTKWDTVNAAAEKAKGLKKKGSVKSKGSVKSKASRV